From a region of the Trichoderma atroviride chromosome 6, complete sequence genome:
- a CDS encoding uncharacterized protein (SECRETED:SignalP(1-18)~CAZy:GH81), producing MLGSLLNLVIASAIGVTALPSSDKLNFLAERGVFAPIATSNPSGISGGTVQTAPDGAPVSSFFAGLKPPYPTNSWWASYAATPGNGTASGPFPYESQLDGYGINFGVSNSRQFDGTSIKQPTQNDWRAGFVEHSGAFANHKATAFDTHSVTVQYFQGSASLTSPLIPGSPYITLQYNAATPLLTSRNGGIASFNGQSIANGQSVSATGTEFTVVDTTGTTYLIYALSSITLKATATNSAVGTIQASGTFTGVLRVVRLVQSSHKALLDQYSSVYPTGVSLDYSFTTTQGTLIFNYATVGAGANLLMLTWPHHRLSLQSPNSPPTSSLGYLTTKGWMYPTLGNQWKLLYNLSSITWNPPRALDSSCNSAVIQGLQYEIGQLNVANAPIPNEFYYWGGTLAAQARLALIAEAVGQTALIPNVTNYLKASFNNWFAPTTGAFPAYETSWGGVVDKAGAANSGIDFGNGYYNDHHFHYGYFLTVAAVIAKYDSSWLAQHKDFINWFARDIINPSSQDPYFPVTRCRDWFAGHSWASGIANGAGSRDQESTGEAINGYYGALLWATVALSQDYVNYAKLLVATEQQGAQVYWHLYPQQSSTDPNNPYPEAAVRNLVTMGNVEDWQSGAWLFWGAEKSEIAAIQMLPITPINEALYDTQWVNNVWSYAQNEIVDPTIADDWRCVLIAAYSNANPQTAAAWSANLTTWGSGNTFSNELFFIGTRPNPSGQPICGSNFPQNPYGTFKIQAATSGQWVVSSTASSNLVASGSQANAGVFVSSYTPNAGNLKLTSNNQFVTADSSGNFTLQAARATASSWEVFTIRQKIGAASGVYTIKAGSNGQWVTLAGDGSLINNGATESSGAGFKFVAS from the exons aTGCTGGGCTCTCTTCTCAACCTCGTCATCGCCTCTGCGATTGGCGTCACGGCCCTGCCGAGCAGTGACAAGCTCAACTTTCTGGCTGAGCGCGGTGTCTTTGCGCCTATCGCGACGAGCAACCCTTCGGGCATTTCTGGCGGTACCGTCCAGACTGCGCCGGATGGAGCTCCGGTTTCTTCATTCTTTGCTGGATTGAAGCCTCCG TACCCAACCAACTCGTGGTGGGCTTCATACGCCGCAACGCCAGGAAACGGCACCGCCTCGGGCCCGTTCCCGTACGAGTCCCAGCTCGACGGCTACGGCATCAACTTTGGCGTCAGCAACAGCCGCCAGTTCGACGGCACGTCCATCAAGCAGCCCACACAGAATGACTGGCGCGCCGGCTTCGTCGAGCACTCGGGCGCCTTTGCCAACCACAAGGCCACGGCGTTTGACACGCACTCGGTGACGGTGCAGTACTTCCAGGGGAGCGCCTCCTTGACGTCGCCTCTGATTCCGGGATCGCCCTACATTACGCTTCAGTACAATGCTGCGACGCCGCTGCTGACGTCGCGGAACGGCGGCATTGCGTCTTTCAACGGACAGTCCATTGCTAACGGACAGAGTG TCTCCGCCACCGGCACCGAGTTCACCGTCGTCGACACCACCGGCACAACGTACCTCATCTACGcgctctcctccatcacccTCAAGGCCACCGCCACCAACAGCGCCGTCGGCACCATCCAGGCCAGCGGCACCTTCACCGGCGTCCTGCGAGTGGTCAGACTCGTCCAGAGCAGCCACAAGGCTCTCCTCGACCAGTACTCCAGCGTGTACCCGACGGGAGTGAGCCTCGACTACAGCTTCACCACCACGCAGGGCactctcatcttcaactaCGCCACTGTCGGAGCCGGCGCCAACCTGTTGATGTTGACGTGGCCGCACCACCGATTGTCGCTACAGAGCCCCAACTCTCCTCCTACTTCGTCGCTGGGTTATCTTACCACAAAG GGATGGATGTACCCAACTCTCGGCAACCAGTGGAAGCTGCTGTACAACCTGAGCAGCATCACCTGGAACCCTCCTCGAGCCCTCGACTCTTCCTGCAACTCTGCTGTTATCCAGGGTCTCCAGTACGAAATTGGCCAGCTGAACGTGGCAAACGCGCCTATCCCCAACGAGTTCTACTACTGGGGAGGCACTCTAGCTGCCCAAGCCCGTCTTGCCCTCATTGC TGAAGCCGTAGGACAAACTGCTCTCATTCCCAATGTCACAAACTACCTCAAGGCGTCCTTCAACAACTGGTTTGCCCCTACCACCGGAGCCTTCCCTGCGTACGAAACCTCCTGGGGTGGTGTTGTCGACAAGGCCGGCGCAGCCAACTCTGGCATTGATTTCGGCAACGGTTACTACAACGATCATCACTTCCACTACGGATACTTCCtgactgttgctgctgtcatTGCCAAGTACGACTCTTCGTGGCTGGCTCAGCACAAGGACTTTATCAACTGGTTTGCTCG TGATATCATCAACCCCTCTTCCCAGGACCCCTACTTCCCCGTCACCCGCTGCCGTGACTGGTTCGCAGGCCACTCCTGGGCCTCTGGTATTGCCAACGGAGCCGGCAGCCGTGATCAGGAATCCACCGGCGAGGCCATCAACGGCTACTACGGCGCCCTCCTCTGGGCCACCGTTGCTCTCTCCCAGGACTACGTCAACTACGCCAAGCTGCTCGTTGCGACTGAGCAGCAGGGCGCTCAGGTCTACTGGCACCTGTACCCCCAGCAGAGCTCGACTGATCCCAACAACCCCTACCCCGAGGCCGCCGTCCGAAACTTGGTTACGATGGGCAATGTCGAGGACTGGCAGTCTGGTGCTTGGCTGTTCTGGGGCGCTgagaagagcgagattgCGGCTATTCAGATGCTGCCTATTACGCCCATCAACGAGGCGCTGTATGACACTCAGTGGGTGAACAATGTTTGGTCGTATGCTCAAAACGAGATTGTCGACCCAACCATTGCCGATGACTG GCGATGCGTTTTGATTGCTGCCTACTCCAACGCCAATCCCCAGACTGCCGCTGCCTGGAGCGCCAACCTCACCACCTGGG GCTCTGGAAACACCTTCTCCaacgagctcttcttcatcggcaCCCGCCCCAACCCCAGCGGCCAGCCCATTTGCGGCTCCAACTTCCCCCAGAACCCCTACGGCACCTTCAAGATCCAGGCCGCCACCTCCGGCCAATGGGTTGTCTCCTCCACTGCCTCGTCCAACCTCGTTGCCTCTGGCTCTCAGGCCAACGCCGGCGTCTTCGTCAGCTCCTACACGCCCAACGCCGGCAACCTCAAGCTCACCAGCAACAACCAGTTCGTCACCGCTGACTCGTCTGGTAACTTTACCCTTCAGGCTGCTCGTGCCACGGCTTCTTCGTGGGAGGTCTTTACGATTCGCCAGAAGATTGGCGCGGCCAGTGGCGTGTACACCATCAAGGCTGGCAGCAACGGTCAGTGGGTTACACTGGCTGGTGATGGATCTCTGATCAACAATGGCGCCACGGAGTCTTCTGGTGCGGGCTTCAAGTTTGTTGCTTCATAA